One segment of Terriglobia bacterium DNA contains the following:
- a CDS encoding acyltransferase: MPRFEYRNLQPLPAAEKAFLDWIQKLDEQFTNRDIEHRCTVVRNTLHEIYLGRPYAAPGPDAPLAEQALVHNFDPRNATLEPEYYGDVDAAKYAERKPLIWFWMMFDQSPLGLNHWLGFRVRAMLAKHIFKHIGNNVKIFHRVEFSYGYNLTVEDNCVIHKYTLLDDRGEIVIRQGSSISDYANVYSHDHDLNDGMIVTNRKTEIGPKARITYHATVMSGVHVHEHGLLGSMGVATKDIEPFTIAVGIPAKPVKVKSIAPQPAGAGKESK, from the coding sequence ATGCCGCGTTTCGAGTACCGCAACCTGCAACCGCTGCCCGCAGCGGAGAAGGCGTTTCTGGACTGGATCCAGAAGCTCGATGAGCAGTTCACCAACCGTGACATCGAGCATCGCTGTACCGTCGTGCGCAACACCCTGCATGAAATCTATCTGGGGCGGCCGTACGCCGCGCCCGGCCCTGACGCGCCGCTGGCCGAGCAGGCGCTGGTGCATAACTTTGATCCCCGCAACGCCACGCTGGAACCGGAATACTACGGTGACGTGGACGCCGCCAAGTACGCTGAGCGCAAGCCGCTGATCTGGTTCTGGATGATGTTTGACCAGTCGCCCCTGGGCCTGAACCACTGGCTGGGGTTCCGCGTGCGTGCCATGCTGGCCAAGCACATCTTCAAGCACATCGGCAACAACGTGAAGATATTCCATCGCGTGGAGTTTTCTTACGGCTACAACCTCACGGTGGAAGATAATTGCGTGATCCACAAATACACGCTACTGGACGACCGCGGCGAAATCGTGATTCGCCAGGGTTCCTCCATCTCCGACTACGCCAACGTCTATTCCCATGACCATGATTTGAATGACGGCATGATCGTGACCAACCGCAAGACGGAGATCGGCCCCAAGGCGCGCATCACCTACCACGCCACGGTGATGAGCGGCGTCCACGTGCATGAGCACGGCCTGCTGGGCTCCATGGGCGTGGCCACCAAGGACATTGAGCCGTTTACCATCGCGGTGGGCATCCCCGCCAAGCCGGTCAAGGTGAAGTCGATTGCTCCGCAGCCGGCGGGGGCGGGCAAGGAATCCAAGTGA
- a CDS encoding aldo/keto reductase — translation MPTTLPRPVPDFLYGTAWKEDRTAGLVEMALRAGFRGIDTANQRRHYFEQGVGEGLAAAYRAGVVTRADIFLQTKFTYQPGQDHRLPYDPAAPFAVQVAQSMASSLGHLGTDYVDSLVLHGPLSGQGWTEADVEVWEAMKEERDAGRARLLGVSNVSLRHLQQMADAHHEAPAFVQNRCYARFGWERKVREFCRHRNITYQGFSLLTANAEVLGHPLVTSLAARANATPAQIVFAFARAVGMLPLTGTTNAEHMKQDLASKAVPLSPDDVKQIESLAG, via the coding sequence ATGCCAACCACGCTACCTCGGCCGGTTCCAGATTTTCTTTATGGCACCGCCTGGAAAGAAGACCGCACCGCCGGACTGGTCGAGATGGCGCTGCGCGCGGGGTTTCGCGGTATAGACACCGCCAACCAGCGCCGGCATTACTTTGAACAAGGAGTCGGCGAAGGCTTGGCTGCTGCCTACCGCGCCGGCGTAGTCACGCGCGCGGATATTTTTTTGCAGACCAAGTTCACTTACCAGCCTGGGCAGGACCACCGGTTGCCCTACGATCCTGCGGCGCCGTTCGCCGTACAGGTGGCGCAGTCCATGGCCAGTTCGCTTGGACATTTGGGGACCGACTACGTGGACAGCTTGGTGCTTCACGGCCCTCTGTCCGGCCAGGGATGGACGGAGGCCGATGTGGAAGTCTGGGAGGCCATGAAGGAAGAGCGCGACGCCGGGCGCGCGCGCCTGCTGGGCGTAAGCAACGTGTCCCTGCGGCATCTGCAGCAGATGGCGGACGCGCACCACGAAGCGCCGGCCTTTGTGCAGAACCGCTGTTACGCGCGTTTCGGCTGGGAACGCAAAGTCCGCGAATTCTGCCGCCATCGCAACATCACTTACCAGGGCTTTTCCTTGCTTACGGCCAATGCCGAAGTGCTGGGCCATCCTCTGGTTACGAGCCTGGCGGCGCGAGCCAACGCAACCCCGGCGCAAATTGTCTTTGCCTTCGCGCGTGCCGTGGGGATGCTGCCGCTTACTGGGACCACCAACGCGGAGCACATGAAGCAAGACCTGGCCAGCAAGGCCGTGCCGCTTTCGCCGGACGATGTGAAGCAGATTGAATCTCTTGCCGGATGA